In Suricata suricatta isolate VVHF042 chromosome X, meerkat_22Aug2017_6uvM2_HiC, whole genome shotgun sequence, the DNA window AAACATGTCCTCCCATGGTGAAGGGAAGGCATGCAGTTTTATATCCAGGTGTAATGCTGCAGATAGCATCAGTGAGTTCTGCAGACACGTGGCAGCACCATTACCAATTCCATGTCATAGTTAGCTATACTAATAGTGAGCTTGCAAAAGCAGGGAATGCCTTCTCCGTATTTCATCAGCATGATTAATTTGTTGGCCCCAGGGTTGACCAGAATGCTGGTGCTGGTGGGGTTACAGTTCTGAACAACATTCACCAAGTTATTTCTCTCACTAAAAAACAAGGACTAGCCTGAGGAAGAGGTATAGTTTGAGTCAATCATTTTTAGTAGAGCTGCAAATGCCATTATGGAAAGCTTGCAGACTAGAATTAAAGTACATTTTTGATCTTTTAAGAAACTTTTCTAGTTCAGTAGACTATGAATGCTGGTAAATGTCCTTCAGATATAGTATCAGCATGACTCCATGCTTAGGATTAAGCCCCAAAAACCCAGATAGAAGTAGACATGAGAAGGAGACTTCTGGACATTTGCCACATTACTATTAGTTTGAGGATGTTTGAAGTCCATGCTTCCTCTTTCATTATTCTTGTTTTCAGACTTAGATACTCTGAAGAGGTAATGTAACCATTTCTCCCTAACTGCTAAGCCATATGTGAAAAATACaggtaagtaaaaaaataaaacaaaaatgttgatGGTTGTCATATCTAAGTTATATGACAATGGAAgtatttacttattctttaaaattaattctatattggggcacctgagtggctcagtcagttaagcaaagcgtccaactttggctcaggtcatgatctcatagtctgtgagttcaagccctatgtctggccctgtgctgacgagttcaagccctatgtctggccctgtgctgacagttcagagcctggagcctgcttaggattctgtgtctccctctctctgtgctctctccgtcttgctttctctctctctctctctctctctctcaaaaataaataaacattaaaaaattaaaactaattctGTATTGACAAAAATCTCAACTCATTCTAAAGCCTAATCCCTAGAGACCCATAATGGAAACAGAGTGAGTAATTGGTTAGGACTTAAAGGATGGATCAGAGATTGAGGATGTGGGGAATATCAGCCCATGAGATACTGTCAGCAAAGTAGTGACCATAGGTGCTGGGTTGTGGCTGATGGGTCACTGGATATGGAGTTTAGGAATGACAGTAGAAATACTAGAGAAGGGGTAAGGATGTCTGTTGCATAAATTACTTGCCAAAATAATAAGCGAGATCTTAAGAGCTggtttatgatttaaaaaatcaatgtgaaTATCAAAATTCGACCTGCATGGGAATGATCCTATCAAATGCATAAGTAGAGCAGTTACCAATGTGGTGACCAATCTCAAAGAGAAGTAGCTTATTTTGAGCAAAGTACCAGCTGCCTGTGAGATGAACATAAAAAATGCTTGTCCTTCTAAATAGGATCTAGGCAATATTCCAATTTCTCACACATCACATCTTACTCTCTTCTTTGTAGCTTATGCCTTTAGGTCACACAAACATTTTTGTCATAAGTTAGTTCAttattctcttttgtttaaaataattcattgaatTTTCCTGTACTTTTATGGTAACTATACAGTAATGTGCTTCCATTACAATAATGATTGTTTATTAGCAACATTGTACATGGTTAActacttacattttttaagagtTCTAGCTTCAAAAATTACTCATTCAAAACTTATTTAGCTTTAATTACAAAGCACTGTTACCTTGCTCTTTTTGTTATTGTGATATTTGGGACTGGGTAAATTATGACCAATAATACTAGGAACTGATTCTAGTTAAAGGAATAAGGTGAGCCCTAAAATGTCCAAGAGATAAAAGTATCAGTTGAAGAGTATATATACAATACCATTGGAGCTATGGTGAAAAGTTAAGATACATGTAAAAGTACTCAAATATTTGGTGTATACAAAGTTAAGAAGGATTAGGTATCATTATCAATGGATTAAATAAAGTGAATAATCATGCATCACCAATAAAAACTGGATATTCATGTTtcctttgagttaattttgttcTATTCTGAATCATAttggtattctttttcttattattatataatattcataaaacattaaTAGAACCTAGGTGTACAAATGCATACACATATGCAGACCATTCCCTATCAAGATACAGTATTATTCTACCACCTAACAAAGATCAGTCACGCCTTTTCTATCTAGTTCCAATAGACCACCTTCATATCACTCCTCTGTCAcagttcagttctttttttttttttcacccatgcagaagcaaagggctttattacagacTTAGGCTCGCAGGGGCCTAAGCTCaggggcctaagctcgggctcacagactttaccggagcagtggatccatgctgagagccccaaacaaaggcggggtgaggcctttatgggtttgggaagggggagttacaggaaattgtgacataggtacagtgatccaaacattattatacaatattattgacagcagatttatccaattacaacatttagagtgttaagcaattacagagtagacccaggacccaggaccctcacgtagggtgtaactagccttaagcaagaagtgattacctatagcttctatttctaggcctgcccttaggaatgtttcTGCCACAGTTCTGATATCAACAATAGATTAGATTGGCTTGTTCTAGAATTTTTAACAGGTGTATTAAGGTGTAACtgacatacaataaactgcatatatttaaagcACACAATCTGTTTACCTTTGGCATACGTATACATttatgtaaccaccaccacaatcaacaTAATGAATATATCCATCACGCCCAAAAGAGTCCTCATGCTCCTTTTTAATAACTCTTTGGCATTCCTCACAGTCTGCAGCAACCACTGAATAATATATACTttcttaaattcaagttatttaacatattatATACTCTTAGTTTCAGGactagaacccagtgattcatctcttacatatgacacccagtgctcatctcaaatAGTGCCCTTCTTAAAGCCGATCACATGTTTAATCGCCCCCTCCACctatctcccctccagcaaccatcagtttgttctctgtatttaagaatctcttatggtttgactgcccctcttttcttctcttatttttctttcacttatatacaatggaatatcactcaacaatgaaagagaatgagaacttgccatttgcaacaatatggatggaactaagGGGATTATGCTAaactaaataagtcagagaaagacatatcatatgatttcactcatatgtggacttcgagaaacacaacagatgaacacaggggaaggaaatgaataatattctttatatcagtacactttcattttcattttctagaatctTATACAAATGAAATTGTACAGTATGTACTTTCCagcctgacttctttcattcagagtaattatttaCAGTTTCATGTTATAGCATATATCAACAGTTAATTCCTTTTACTGCTGAATGATattttatcatatgtatatactacaGTTTGTGTATCTGTTCACCTGATGGTAGATGTTTTGAGGTatttccactttttctttattacaaatCAAGATGCTATGAACTTTTGCATACACATCTTTGCATAGGTATAAGCTTTCATTTTCCTCAGGTAAATGCCTTGTAAAATAATAGGTAGGTCCTACTGCAGGTGTATggtttacttattaaaaaattgctaaactgttttccaaactggATGTACCAATTTACAGACCCACCGACAACATATAGGAGTTCCTTCACATCCTTGGCAGTACGTATGATCTCTTTTTACTGTGTATATTCTAGTATGTGTGGAGTCGTATCTCactggaattttaattttaatttccctaatgattaatgatgttgagcatcttttcatgtgcttctttgtCACTCATAACTAtcttttggtgaaatgtctgttcaaaacTTTGGATCTTTTGTATTGGATTGTTTCCTTATGATTgatatgttgttgttgttgttgttttgtttttgtttcatttttttagagagagagggagagcatgacagaggagagtggcagagggagatggagagagaatcttacgcaggctccacactcagtgcagagcccaatgcagggctcaatcccagaaccttgggatcatgacttaaacctaaatcaagagtcagacactcaaccgacttagccacccaggcatcccttactACTGAACTTTGAAAGTTCTTTATACATGTGGCATACAAGACTTTTATCACatgtatgttttgcaaatattttattccactctattgattgtcttttcattctcttagcaCTGTCTTTTGAATAacatatgcttttaattttagcgaaattcaatttatcaatttgttcttttttgaacTGCCCTTTTGGAGTTGTtgctaagaaatctttgcctagcATGAGAACTCAGagtttttctcctgtttccctcTAGCAGTTGTATAGTTTTGGATTTTACACTTAGATCTGTGATCctttttctgttaatttgtttACATAGTGAAAGGAATGGATCAGAGTAGGGGtacatgtgtatgtttgtgtttcCAATTGTTTCAGTaccatttttttgaaaagagcaTCTCTTTTTCACTGATTTGCCTATGGACCACTGTTGATAATCAGCTGTCCTTATATGTTAGGATCTATTGCTGGTCTTcttattctgctccattgatctttttgtctatatttttaaaaatatcacactgtcttgattattgtagtttatactaagtcttgaaatcaggtagtgttaGTCCtccatatttccttttcttttcaaaattattttggctattattagtccattgtatttccatataaattttacaatgtataaatttcttttcaaaaagtccttttgggattttgataggaattttaCTAAATCCACAGATTATTTTAGGGAAAACTGACAACTAAAGCGTCTTACTTTCCAATCTCTAACTCTtacttcatttgtttccttttatgtgCTGGCAGGCACCTGTATTACAATGTGGAATAAAACTAGTGATAGTAGCTATTCTTATCTAATTCCCAATTTCCGTTTTTTCTCCACTAAATATGGTGCTTGATATagggtttgtttctttattttgtggcTAGCTATTACCTACTTTGATAACATCTCTTGTTTTATCATAGATTAATACTGATTTTATAGAGCAGATATTTACCACcttgcatatttttctcatttaatttgtCAATGTGGTATGTCTGTCCTGTACTTAATTTCTTCCTCAGAtccattctttttcctctttccttgctCTGCTCTCTAGTGTTCAGGAGGTAACTCTTACAGGGTCCAATTCCTAGGTTCTCCAATATTTGGCTGTTCTCACTGTTCAGGCAATAAGAACACCAACATATTATTGCCCAGGAGGGCAGGAACAGCCATGgtttttctccttctgcctctgcatCAGGTGGCCTCTTCTTCAATGGCTATTTCTTCTCCATGGCTCTAGTTCTCATCGTATTGGTTAATTGTAGTTTTAGATTCTGCTGACTCAAATTCCCAATATCTAGTAACACTACCTCCATCTTCTCCTCATTCCTGTACACTAGAGAAGAGAGCGACTTCCTCAAGTTGCTAAGTATTGGTTTGCCTGACTCTACTTGGTTTGGTTCTCCATCACGCGAATAACTAATTATTTGCATTAAATTCTGTCTGAGTTACAGAATTAGAGTAATTTCTGGTTTCCTGTATAATCTCTGACAGTTGCACTTAGCTAATTATATTGTTTGATTTTCTAGCTATGAATCCCTCTTTTCATTACTAGGAAAAACTCAAATTAGTCACAAGCAATTaaatgagttcaagtcccttaTATCACatataaccaaaacaaaataagcaaaccccccccctccccaggactcTGATACTTCCTCTAaataattctgtttctctccttttcttcacatccttatcaaaaataattttctgcacCTACTAGTAtttgtttgtatgtgtatattcaaaaaaattctaagaagaTAAGGAATATACAAACATATTCATTCAGCTTGTAAAAAATTCCAGCACTACACATAAAACTCTATAGAATTACTTGTGGGAAACAGCCCAAGGGTACTGAGAAAGATATTTATAGTCTCAAGtagatttattaagaaaatagtacagccactatggaaaatagtatggagattactggaaaaattcaaaatagaactaccatatggtccagcaattccacttaggggtatttattgtaagaaaatgcaacaataactaaaaaaaaatatacaccctatgttcattgcagcatcatttacaatagccaacatatgaaaacaacctaagggTCTTCAGTGTATGAAGGAACAAAGAtgcaatacacacatacacatacccacacacaaatatgtatatacacattcacagtagaatattattcagccataaaaatgaataaaatcttgccattttcaacaacacagatggaccttgggacattacactaagtgaaataagtcacagaaagacaaatactgtatggtctcatttatatgtggaatcaaaaaaaaaaaaagaagaactgactagtggttgccagaagcaGGGGTGAAACGtgagtgaaatgggtgaaggtcaGAAGGTACAAAtctctagttataaaataaataagttttgagAATGTAATGTATaccatggtgactatagttaataatactgtactatatatttgaaagttgctaagaggatatatttttttatttatatttttaaaaaactttatttatttattttgagagtgagaagagagagaatcctaagcaggcttcatgccatcagtgttgagcctgatgtagggctcaatctcaccagcatcagatcatgaccagagccaaaatcaagagtcagaccttaaccaactgagccacccaggtgccccctaggaGAATAGAacttaagagttctcatcacaagaaaaaaaaagtataactatGTGtagtgatgaatgttaactagacttagtgtggtgatcatttcacaatatatacaactattgaaccattatgttgtacacctaaaactaatataacattgtatatcaataatatctcataaaaaaataaagcccattaaagagaaaaaagtatggagaccataagaagaagaaattggaaaaaaaaaaagaggctaatttgaaaaagacctaaaataatatctagaaataaaaatagttattgaaattaaaatcccagtagacaaaaaatgaaaatacttataacatgcaaaaatttcaagaaactagagaaataccaaagaaatcaaatgtagaaaataataaagtgcagaaatgatgaattagaagacaataGAGCCAACTGACAAAacctgttctttgaaaagactgatGACAGTTTTATAAGTATCATCACTTAACAAAAAACAGAAGTAAGTGATATTAGTTAAATAATATTGTACAAAATATGAGTgcaaaaggaatttaaatattataagagAACATGATAAATATCATTACCAAATGGTGAACAAGGACAcatttttgcattaaaatatatttcatctaataaactcagagaaaatgatagaaatacaaaattaacattgTGTAATTCATAATTAATGGATAAATACGCTAATCTTAAAAGACTGCAAATGTCAGTACAAAGGGTGACAGACATTAGGTTCCTTGCAATAAAAATTCACATTATCATGAATgtcttttcaaacaaaaaaagagacagtAACAAGTTACACTTAATCTGGTGAAACTTTTACTGATTTAAAGAAATATGGAGGGAGAAGGATACCAGTGTTGCAGTCCATGTTATATGAAACTGGACAAAACACGaggttttcttttcaacaaaaaaatgacaaagaaaacaggtaatgtatatatgtgtggggggggtgtcaTACCTATAAATTAATGGGCATAAAAAGCAAGGACACTGAATAGACTTTATTTgacccaacttaaaaaaaaaacattaaaagaatgtcAGTcagttaatttgaaaaataactggatatttgattatattaattttaaggtAGGATATATGTAATTGAACAGTTGTTTCACAAAGgaaatttatgttttagaaatagttacttaaatatttaaggaTGAAATGGAATGATATCTAggatttatttctcattatttcatTGTCAGAGATGGGTGTAGATATGGGTATGAATGTAAACAGTTAGGCCATATGTTGATGATCCTTGATTCTGATGTCAGGTATATCAGTTCATTATGCTATTCTCTCTCCTGCAGTATATGCATGAAAATGTCTACAATAAATAGAATACATGTGTAGCCACTAAATTTGAAACCctaaatgataaaagaatattattcataaaaatattaattactcaACAGGttcaaacagaaatagaaaactgttACTGAGAAATACTAAGGAAACCATGCTCAAAGCTTCTGTCACCTTCAAATATTTCAGGACAAGTGCAGTCAGAGACCAGTTTTACCAAATAAGCCAAAAATTAACAGCCATCTCATCTCATCTTAAGCACATCCAATGAATTCCAAGATGGGGAACTTTCCAACTTATTTTCCTAGGCTAGCTCTCCTTGATAAGAAAATCAGCTGAGGACAATGAAAACAGAACACTAGAATCAAGCTCACTCACCTACAAGCAAAGATCCTAAATAAATTCATAGAAGCTTCAGCATAGcagtgaatgaaaaggaaaaaaaaagaggctgacTCCAAGAAATGTAACGATGctataacatttgaaaaaactgtctaaaatattacattaacagataagattttaaaaggcatttgaTCATGTACTGACGTACAGAAAAatcttatgaaaaaaattcaacGTGAATGCATGATACCATTGAGCAAACTAACACTAGAAGAGAACTTCCATTTCCTCAAAACTATAGGAAACAAACTCAAATGTGAAATGTCTGCAGCATTCCCATTAATGTAAAGAACAGCACATAGCAGTATGCTACCAACTCTGTTCAAAACTGGATCAGAATGCATAACCTGAGGATaagcatacaaaaataaatattaggaatACTAAAAAGGAACATAAATTATTTGCTGTAAATATGAGCATCATTtagaaaatccaaagaaaagtCTATGGActgtttaagtaaataaatgactaTAAAAAACTGGTGTATAGATAATTACAGTAAAATCGAGAGCCTTGCCATAAGGACCAATAACTATTAgaacatgtatacatgtattataaatgagaatcaaaattaaaatgaattccaCTACACTGTTTAATGTTAGATAAGATCAAAATACCTGGGTCTCACAAAATTATGCAGATCTGCCTCTTGCCGGTAGGAAATAGATTTTTTCCAACAGAAGTTCTTAAAAGTCTGTTTGACTAGTGAAGATATATCATCATAACTATGCATTTTCTCGGACACCTCAGAACCTGTTTTGGCCCTCCCTACCTTGTGCTGCAGCTTCTCCGTCTCACACCTTGCCTGGGACTCGGACGCCATCTGCAAGGGTTTAAGTTGAGAAACTGTCCAGAGTTTacgagggtgggggaagggtgtgtgtggggggggagagggatatggggtggaggtgggggaggggcggggtagaggtgggggaggggcggggaagaggNNNNNNNNNNNNNNNNNNNNNNNNNNNNNNNNNNNNNNNNNNNNNNNNNNNNNNNNNNNNNNNNNNNNNNNNNNNNNNNNNNNNNNNNNNNNNNNNNNNNGGGGAGGAGTcggggagaggaggggtgggggggaggagtcggggagaggaggggtgggggggaggggtgggggagaggaggggtgaCAGAGAGGGGGTTATTTCTCAGGGAGCCTTTAGTTAATGCACCGGAAGTCAAAATGAGGACCTACTTTGATAGGGCTTTGAGTACTGTTCATGCTCTAACAGAGGGGGCACCACAGAATCACTCTTAATCGTCTAACTTCTGGAGACCCCTCTTGTGCGGCCCCAGGCGGCAGGCGGAGCCGGATGCACACACTGACTTCCGTTTTCGGGGTCTGTGGGAGGTGAGTGCCTGTTGTGAGACGGCCGCCGCGGCGCGTCGTCGGAACAGCGGAGAGAGGAGTCCAAGCTCAACCccggtaaaataaaaatattaaataaagtttgAAGGAgccccttgccccccacccttcccacccccccagcatcctccacaccctcgcccgcccctcccacccccccactcccggCACGTCCCTACAAACTTAAGACTCCACAGTCCTGCCCTTGCAGTTAGCCCTAGATGGGTCCAGGCAAGGATTACCTGACGTACTGCTCGGGGAATTCTCCTTCAGAAAACTCAGAGAAATAATAGTCCTGGACCAGGGTATTAGTATCAGAAGGGTCGGCGGAGGACTTGGCGTGATTTCAGTGgaacttcccctcccccttaaCAGAGGCGTCCCAGCCTTAGGAGACCCCAAGGTGTGAGGATATTTGACTCCTGTATGTGCCTCAGGCCGTCAGAGAACGGAGTCCCAGGCTCTGCCTCGAGTCGATGAACGTCCATATTTGTGTTCTGAGAGAAACTGGAGCCCTAAAGAGCCCCACCTCCACTGTGGAGGCTCCTGGTGGCCCTCGTAAGGCCCACTCGCTTCACCTTTTGGTTAGTTGCGGGAAGAGGCGTACATAAGAGCGTTGGTCTAAGGCTATTCCATTCAAGTTGGCAGAGGGAGTCCTAGGGGTGGTTTTGAGTGAAGTTCAGAACGTTGAACAAGGACTGAGAGGAATTCCTCCCTCAAGACAAAAGGGGTCCCAAAGAATACTTCCCGTCTATAAGCCCTGGTGGAGCCTCAGCAGGGCTGTGAGGCTAAGATGTCTCTCACTTTATCCTCAGTGATTCTAGGGAGACAAGAGACGGAGATAACTCAGTCACTTCGAGAGGTCAAAGTGAGAACAGAGGGGGATGCACAGAGTCAGGACCTTCCTCTGTGATCAGCCCTGGAAAACCCGGTGGAGACCTATCATTTTGAGTCTCTTCCCACTCCTCCATTGCATATTCCAGGATATCAGGTGAATGACAGGCTTGGTCCGATTATTATAGCCCTGAAGTCTGCAGAAGGGAGGATACCTGGCAGTCAAGGGGAGGAGCCATAATAAGGAACCTGAGCATTGAGCAGACTGCTCATCACAGAACAGAGGCTTTTCACAGAGACCTCCTTGTGATATCATCCCTCGAAAGGGTCCCTGGGGAAGATACCTTAGACTGATTACTCCCCAAACtcctcaaattttttaaaaaatgtgagattCTTGCTCTGAGGGGCTAGGTCTAAGGTCAGCCAAGAGAGCAGTTCTAGGCCCTGCAAGAAGCCAAGGTGAGGACttgaaataagaaatgagaaCTGTAATTATCCCAGGATGGAGAAGGTCCCACATAGCTTTGCCATTGCTGTCATCTTTGGGCAGCCCTGGGCAGATGTGCTCAAATGTGGttgcctttcatttcctcctccagGATGTCAGTTGAGGTGAGGGCTTTGGAACGAGGACTCGGCATCAAATCAGTTCAGCAGGGGACCATTAGTCCTATCAGAAGTCAAGGTAATGGTGCTGAATATGAATGTAAACACCCCTAATCCACCACAGGGAAGGCCCCATAGAGTCTGAACCTGGCAATCCCTATATCAGCTCCAGTGGACTCAGGTAGGGCTCCAAGAAAAGGAGCCTTTTGGGATCCTAGAGTAGTGCCTTCAAGGAAACCTGGAGAAATGACTGTTAATAAAGCCCAAGGTATCCCTGCCAAaagataccatataatttcatccTTTTCCCTTCAGGTCACTAAATCATCTGTCCTCTTTTCCACATTCCTGCCTACAGTTCCTGACCAGAATCATCATGCCTCGGGGCCATAAGAGTAAGCTTCGCGCCCGTGAAAAACGCCGCCAGGCTCGAGAAGGGCCAGAGCATCTGGTGGCTGCTCAGGCCGCTgacccagaggaagaaaaaaatccctcttcCCCATCTCCTCATTTCGAAGATGCTCCCCAGAGCTCCCCTGCCACGGGAACACCCAGGAATCCTCAAGTTCCTGAGAGAGTCTGCTCCACCAGCACTACTGCTGCAGCTGCTTCAAACACAGCAGTTAATGAAGGTGCCAACGatcaagaggagaaaaagagaaacggCTCAAAGGCTGGGAATACCACTGAGGAATGGGACAAAGGCCCTATACATAAGAAAGTTACTATATTGGTATACTACCTGCTGCACAAGTATCAAATGAAAGAGCCCATTACTAAGACAGATATGTTGAGAAATGTAATCCAGTCTTATAAGAATCACTTCCATGAGATTCTAAGGAAAGCCTCTGAGCACTTGGAGCTGGTCTTTGGCCTTGACCTGAAGGAAGTGGATCCCAACAGGAACACCTACGTCCTTGTCAACAAACTGCAACCAAGCTGGGATGCAAGTGTGAATGATACTGGAGGTGTGCCCAAGACAGGCCTTTTGATGATTGTCCTGGGTGTGATCTTCACAAAGGGCAACCGTGCCACCGAGGAGGAAGTCTGGCAAGTGCTGAATATGATCGGGTTACATGATGGAGTGAAGAATATCTTCTGTGGCGATCCCAAGAAGCTCATCACCAAAGACTGGGTGAATGAAAAGTACCTGGAGTACCGCCAGGTGCCCAACAGTGATCCTCCGCGCTATGAGTTCCTGTGGGGCCCCAGAGCCTACGCTGAGACCAGCAAGATGAAAGTCCTGGAGCTTGTGGCCAAGATCCATAGTACCATCCCCAGTGCCTTCCCATACTGGTATGAAGAGGCTTTGAAAGATGAGGAAGAGCGAGCCAAAGCCAGAGTTCTAGCCAaggctggtgctgctgctgcGGCCAGTGCACGTGCCAGAGACATGGCCAGCAGCTTTTCCTGCCCCAAGTGAAGGTTGAGGAAGGTTATTATATGTTTTTGTTCCATGCAGTAATTTGGGTATTTGTCTAAATGTTGCTCTTTCAAACAGAAGGTTTAACTAGCTTCAGAATATGACTTTATAAATGATAGAAGCCACTCATTTACTAATGTTGATAAGTTTTAAGAGTGagagttttacaattttatagAACAAATtgggaaattttccattttatttagttattggAACACAACATCATAGCATTTCCATGAAAGAACTCAGCAGTAAAATGCTGGGATCAAGAAATAGAGAAGTAAAAGATGATGaatcttttacattcttttatcaCTGTTTGGTCtgttctctcaaatatatatgtatatacctatatatatatacacaacttAGATGTGTTTAGTTTATTCAATAATGTATAATTATAGCAT includes these proteins:
- the LOC115284219 gene encoding melanoma-associated antigen B10-like, translated to MPRGHKSKLRAREKRRQAREGPEHLVAAQAADPEEEKNPSSPSPHFEDAPQSSPATGTPRNPQVPERVCSTSTTAAAASNTAVNEGANDQEEKKRNGSKAGNTTEEWDKGPIHKKVTILVYYLLHKYQMKEPITKTDMLRNVIQSYKNHFHEILRKASEHLELVFGLDLKEVDPNRNTYVLVNKLQPSWDASVNDTGGVPKTGLLMIVLGVIFTKGNRATEEEVWQVLNMIGLHDGVKNIFCGDPKKLITKDWVNEKYLEYRQVPNSDPPRYEFLWGPRAYAETSKMKVLELVAKIHSTIPSAFPYWYEEALKDEEERAKARVLAKAGAAAAASARARDMASSFSCPK